The sequence below is a genomic window from Chitinophagaceae bacterium.
CTGCCACTGAAAGTTCATGGAGAGCTTTTGAGGTAGTGGATGATTCTGTAAAAAGCAAAGTAAGGAAGGTGTTGGAAGCTGCGGCTTCAGATAAGAATGCCGCAAAAGGAAGCAGTGCCCAGAAAGTGGGAGATTTCTTTTCAACGGGCATGGACTCCGTGGCCATTGAACAGGCCGGCATTACCCCACTTAAACCCTGGTTTGATTCCATCGCAGCGTTTAAAACCACTGACGATGTAATCAGGTTTACGGCTCAATCGAACCTTGTAAATTCAACAGCATTGCTGGCATGTTATGTAGAGCAGGATCAGAAAGACAGTAAGAAATATATACTCTATATGACTCAGACAGGTATTGGTCTTCCCGACAGGGATTATTATTTTCTAACGGATGCGAAGTCCAGGCAGATCAGGGATGAATACGTAAAGCATATTGCCAAATACTTTACGATGATGAATGTTGACCAGGCCATGGCAGAAAAAAATGCGGCTGCAATTATTGGCATTGAAACAGGTCTGGCAAAAGCTTCGATGACGAGAGTTCAGCAGCGTGATCCATATGCGACTTACAATAAAATGTCAGTAGCAGATTTGTATAAAAATTATCCGGTTATTAACTGGGATGTCTATTTCAAATCTCTCTCGCTGAAAAACTTTGACTCGCTGATTGTAAGTCAGCCATTGTATTTGAAGCAAGCAAATGAAGCATTGAAATCAGTGAGCATTGAGGATTGGAAGACCTACTTTACTTTCCATTTAATAAATGGAGCAGCATCAAATCTGAGCGCCGCTTATGCAGCGGAAGATTTTAATTTTTACAGCAAAACCATTCGTGGAATAGAACAGATCGATCCAAGATGGAAGCGCATACAGGATCTTGAAAATTATTGCCTCGGGGAATTGGTTGGACAGGAATATGTGAAAACCAACTTCGCACCTGAGTCTAAAACAAGAATGCTCGAGATGATACACAATCTCTTAGATGCATACAGTGAACGAATAGCAAAACTGGATTGGATGCAAGACAGCACCAAGCTGTATGCACAAAAGAAATTGAGTCAGATTACAATCAAAGTAGGGTATCCTGATAAGTGGCGCGACTATTCAACGGTGGAAATTGACAAGGGCCCTTTTATCCTGAATGTAGCCCGTGCCATTGAATTTGAAAGCCATAGAAACCTCAATAAACTGGGAACTACAGTTGACCGCACTGAATGGGGAATGACACCACAAACGGTGAATGCTTATTATAACCCGGTAAATAATGAAATCGTATTTCCTGCTGCTATTCTTCAACCTCCTTTCTTTTATGCTGATGGTGATGATGCTGTAAACTACGGTGGCATCGGTGCTGTGATTGGTCATGAAGTTACACATGGTTTTGATGACCAGGGAAGACGTTATGATGCGGAAGGTAACCTGAGAGACTGGTGGACAAAAGCAGATGGAGAACAATATGATGCCCGTACAAAACTTATCACTGAACAATTCAACACTTATTCTCCGATTGATAGCTTCTTCATCAATGGCGCATTAACTCAAGGAGAAAATATTGCGGATTTGGGCGGACTGACTATTTCCTATAACGCGTTTAAGAATGCTGCTCCGAAAAATTCACAGGATACCATGATCATAAAAGGGCTTACACCTGATCAGCGTTTCTTTATCAGCTTTGCAAAAGTCTGGGCAGGATCATTTCGTCCGGAAGAACAAAAGCGCAGGTTAGTGATGGATCCTCATTCACCTGGTAAATATCGCGTAATCGGTACACTGTCCAATATGCCCGAATTCTACCAGGCATTTGGTGTGAAAGAAGGCGACAAAATGTATCGTCCGGATTCTGTTCGTGGTAAAGTATGGTAGCAGTAATTAATGTAGGTATCCATTGAAGTAAACCATCAATAAGAAACGATTAGAATTTCAATGAGTAAGAAGACATCCCGGCCACGTCGGGATGTTTTCATTTCAAACAAGCCGGTTTGGAATTTTAAACAGTATTCTTTGTGTCTTTGCGAATCCTTTGCGTCCTTTGCATTGGCGCAGAAGCGCTGCTGACCTTATGAAAAATAAACCGGTGATAGGAGTGATTGGCGGTGGACAGCTTGGCCGTATGTTTATTGAAGAAGCGTTGCGTTATAATATTGATTGCATCATTGTGGATGCAGATAAAGATTGTCCCGCATCAGTAATTGCCCACGATCACATTGTTGGAAGCATTGCCGAAGCCGGCCCAATCAGGCGCTTGGGCGAGGTAGCAGATGTGCTTACCTACGAGATCGAACATATCTATACAGCACCTTTGTTTCAATTGCAGAAGGAAGGCAAGACGCTGATTCCATCTCCGCAAATTCTTCAAATTGTTCAGGACAAAGGATTGCAGAAACAATTTTACGCTGATCATAATATACCGACTGCAAAATTTCAATTGGTAAATAATGAAACAGAATGGGCAGCGGTAATTAAATCTTTTCGCTGGAAAAAATTTGTGGCGAAATCGCGAAAAGAAGGATATGATGGCAAAGGCGTGCAGGTAATGAATGCCGATGATGTTTTAAAGCTCGGAAATATTCCTTTTAAAACTCCGGCAGTGCTTGAGGCATTTATTGATTGTAAAAAAGAGATTTCCATAATCGTTGCAAGAGATAAACAAGGCGCAATTACTTGTTTCCCGCCAGTGGAAATGGAATTTGATCCTGTTGCCAATTTAGTTACGATGCTGGTCTGTCCTGCTTCACTGAAAAAAAATTTGCTAAAGAAAGCGACTGAGATTGCAACCCATGTAGTAGAATCCATGAGCGGTGTAGGACTTTTTGCTATCGAATTGTTTTTGGATCACGCTGACCGTTGGTATGTAAATGAAATGGCACCGCGTCCCCACAACAGTGGCCATCATACTATTGAAGCCTGTTATACCTCGCAGTACGAACAGCTATTGCGGATACTCTTAGGTCTTCCATTGGGAAGCACTGCCCTTATTAAACCTGCGGTGATGATTAACCTGCTCGGCCCAATGGATTTTTCAGGACCGTATTATCTGGATGGATATGATGCCATTTTAAAAATGGAGGGTGTGTACGTTCATCTGTATGGAAAAAAGGAATCAAGGCCCATGCGAAAACTAGGACACATTACTATTCTTGCTGGCACAGTAAAAGAAGCAAGGAAAAAAGCGAAGTGGGTGCAGCGCCACTGCAGCATAAGAAAATCAGGTGCAACTGAATCATAAATCAAGCGACCCGGTTTGCATGTGGGATTTTAATTTTTCAGATTTTCTTCACACCAAGTAACTGAATATGACAAATAATGAACAACCGCAGGTAGCCATTATCATGGGTTCCGACAGTGATTTGCAGGTAATGAAAGAAGCAGCTTCCATACTGGAAGAATTCAAGGTAAATTACCAGCTAACCATTGTTTCCGCGCACCGCACACCGGAACGAATGATGAGCTTTGCGAAATCTGCTGCCGGCCTGGGAATTAAAGTAATTATTGCGGGAGCCGGCGGCGCGGCACATTTACCCGGAATGGTTGCATCCTTAACACACCTTCCTGTTATCGGCGTGCCGGTGCAATCGAAAGCCATGAGTGGAATTGATTCATTGTATTCGATTGTACAAATGCCGCAAGGGGTTCCAGTAGCTACTGTTGCAATTAACGGGGCATTTAATGCTGGTTTACTTGCGCTGCAGATCCTGGCACTTACTGATGGTGGTATCCTCTCGGAAAAATTGATTGCCTACAAAAACAAACTAAAAAATAGCGTAGAAGACAAGGCGCAGGAACTGGAGCATTCAGGATATAAAGAATACCTGAAAGAACATGATTGATATGGCTGCAGTGCGAGGGTGACTGTTTATTATTTTTTTTCCAATGATAAATATTGAAGCATAAAGCCAAGCCTTGTCAGGGCTGAATTGACTTCAAGGTATACTTCATGCAGCATTGTAAGAGCAGAAAATCTCACCATAAAAGGAATCATCAATTATTAACCGAATGACCAACCGAATGCAATTTTCACTTCAGCATAAATCATCCAGTCTTGTGCTCCTGATTTTGCTGATGATAATGGTTATTGCCTGGTGTTTCGGTCCGATGGTATTGCATCCCAATGATTATTATTTATCAGCCGGCGGAGATGGCATCAGGAATTATTATGCCGTGGCTTACTATGCAAAGTATGATGGTGGCCTGCATTTTACCGGGATGAATTATCCGTATGGTGAACATGTGATGTACACTGACAATCAATTTCCGCTGGCATTTGCTATGAGCATCATACAATCAACTCTTTTTAATATTTCAGCTTATACAGTTGGCATCATCAACTATGTTATGTTTATTTCATTGATACTATCTGCTGTTTTTTTATACCTGCTTCTTTATGAATTGAAAGTGAAATCGTGGTTTGCAATTCCTGCTGCAATTGCCATCACTATTGTTTCACCACAATTGCAGCGGATGGGTGGCCATTACAGTTTGGCGTATGTTTTTTTTACGCCACTGTTGCTTTACCTGCTTTTTCATCTTCAGCAATCCAAAAGAAAGGTGAAGTGGACATTGGTTCTTTCAGCGGTCATTATTTTTTTTGGCCTCACTCATCTTTATTACCTCGCGATGGCAGGCGCATTTATTTTATGTTATGTGATGGTATCGGTGAACTTTGAATTTTTTTCGAACAAAAAAATCAGTGATCAGTCTATCTGGCCGTTGGCAACCGTCCTCATTGCATTTGTTTTTATTGAAGGAATTATATTTTTAACTGATCCTGTCACCGACCGGATAAAGATTCCGTATGGATTTTTTCAAAGCTATGCAACATCCGAAAGTGTTTTTAATCCGCCTTCCTGGAGTTATTTAAAGAACCTGGGATTTACTAAAATCATCAGTCAGACTTCACAAGGATATGCTTATGTAGGAATTACAGTAGATATCGCGATTTCTTTATGCTCTTTGCTGCTCTTGTTGTTTATTTTTCACCGGCCAACTTTCAGAAAGATTATTCCCGGCATTCCCGGTTTCCTGATTATCGCTGTTATAGCCTCCATTCCTGTATTGCTATTCTCGATGTGCCTGCCCTGGCGGTGGAACATGATGGAGCTGTTAAATCAATTTTCGTTTATCAGGCAATTCAGGGCACTCGACAGGTTTGCCTATGTTTTTATTATGTGATTTCGGTTTTCGCTGCGTTCGTTTTATTTAATTTCATCAATGCATTCTTTCAATGGAGTTTTAAAGCGGCCGGATGGATTGTTATAGTAGTTGTATTTGTGTTTTGGTTTGCAGATGGCTGGTCGAATCTGAAAACACTGAAAGATGCCTATCCGGGAAATAGTTATGCGCGTGAATATTTTTCTGACGACAATTTTACAAACTGGCTTTCGGAGAAGGGTTATACAGTTAATGATTTCCAGGCCATCTTTCCATTGCCTTTTTATCACATCGGATCAGAAAAACTTTGGATTGATCATCCGGTCAGTATGTATGTGTCTTCCTGGGCGTCACTGAATACGGGACTTCCAATTGTTGCAAGCTATCTTGGCAGAACATCGGTTTCGCAGGCATCAAAACTGGTTCAGTTAACTGCTGACTCGCTGATGGAAAAGGAAATACTGAAGGATTTAAAAAGTGACAAACCATTTTTAATAGTTACTTCGAATGAAGAACGTACTCCGTATGAAAAATTTCTGCTGAGCAAAGCTTCTTTCATCAATCAGCGTGGACCCTATTCGATGTATCTTCTACCATTGAGTGCATTCAAAACAGAATTGACGACTGTCAGAAATATCTTTTCAAATAGAGATCAGTTGCTGAACAGGCAGGAGGGAAATTATTACACATCGAAACCTGATTCATCTGTGGTAATTAAATACAGTGCTGATCAGCAATCATTTTTAAGTGAAGTTCTGTCTGCTGATTCCGGAAGCATAAATCTCTTTGACGGAATGCTGAAGTCAGAAAATAAGGATTCGGTTTATGATGCTTCAGTATGGCTTAAACTATTTATGAATAATTATGCAAGTCCTGATTTGCATGTGCTGCAGTATAATACAGCAGGCAACATCATCAGCAATCAATATGCGCAAGCGAAAAGTACCCCCATATTTTGGAAGGATGGGCGAGGGTGAATATTCAAATTGTGCTTGCTAAAGAATGTAGCAGGATAGAAATCGCGCTTACCTGTGAAGATAAGATCGCCGCTTGTCGTTTCCTGATAAGACCACTTGACACGGACGTATATTATGAATTTGGAAAAGATGGGGCATTTGTGATGAATAACTTTCTGATTCCTCATTCACCATAGCTACTTTTCGGGTGGAGCTACTTCGTTTTTGGTTCTGACCTTTTCAAAGCGCTCCATATCAGGTGCCACTAGAAGCGATTCCAATTTTTTCTCTTCCGACTCATTCAGTTTGATCCGTAGAAATGCAAACCAATAAGCATCTTTTGACATGGAATCGTAGTGAATGATGGCATGCCGGTATTCAAAAGTTTGAATTTGACTGATTGTGCAAAGTAGTAAGGTGATAAGAAGGAGAGCGTATTTGCTCCATTTTACTTTGAACATTTGTTGATAGAATGCACCCATCGGCAAAGCAAGTAAAGCATAACTTTCAATGAAGGCGCGCAATCCATAACTGCCGCCATACCACCACGACCACCAACTTAGCACTACATAAATATTTATGATGGTAAACAGTAAAACTGGAAGGAAAAACACACGGCAATATTTCCACAGGAATACCAATCCGAAGAATCCGAATAGCATCATTGGTGTATATATAAACCATCCTTTTCTATAGCTAAATAAACCATCGAGTATCATCGGTTCTTTCCAGAGGAAACCTTCACCTACATACGAAAAGAAAATCCATTGCCCGGTCATATTTTTCCAATAAAGCATTTGGAAAAACAAGGGTAAGAAGAGAAATAAGGTCAGTAAAATAAGTTGATGCCAGTGCCTGGTCAAAAGGATGATTTTATTTTTGAAGGCGTCCCAGGTGGTTACTCCATAAAGCAGGGGAATTAATATAATTATTCCATCTGTCGGACGGATAAGAATGGCTAAGCCGATAAAGAAACCAAGTTTAGCAGCAGTTGCCCATTCCTGAGACTTGTGCCATTTGATAGTGAAATACATGATGAGGATGAAAGTAAAAAACAGGTAAGCATGGCTCATCGGTTCGTGAACAGTATAATAAAAAAGATTGGTGCCAATTCCAATGCTTAGCAATACAAGCGCTGTTACTCCTTCCTTAAAATAGTTCAGCAGTATTTTGCGGAGATAGAACATTCCCAGCGTGGTAAAAAAAATGCTGCTGAAGAGCAACATTAACCTGTAAGGAGTGGAAAATCCATCTGGTGTGCCAAACAGTAAAGCATAAGTATGAGCTATAAAAAAAAACGGAGCATAATATAATGCCACACCCATGGTCATCTTTATCACATTGTTGCCATTCGGTGCTTTGTTCGGCAAATATTTTTGGACGTACCATTCAGGATGTGCATCATAAAACTTTAGCGATAGATCTTTCTCTATGAAAATCGCCGGTAGGTAGCAATAATAATTTGTTACATCGTAACTGATGGGTGAGCGCCATCCACGAAAATTCCCAAGGTTTAGGGTGGTCCAGACAAAGACCACTGCCATCAACCAGCAGGACAGAAATGATATTGATTGAAAACTTTTTTTCACCGACTTTAAGAAGGTAATAATTTACAACAAGTATATCTAAATTTTGGCGTATCAGGATTAATAAACAGAGCTTTCTTATAATAAAAAGCTGTTTCCAATCGAAGTTATTTGAAATTTCAATTCGAATTATTTCAGAATGAATTTTCCCGTAGCATTATATTTTCCAGCAACCATAGTTGCGAAATAGGCGCCGGGCAACAGAGTAGCAGGCAATTGAATATGGTTTAGTTGCAAAGGTTTCTGAAATATTTTTGTGAAAACCTGTCTCCCTTGCAAATCTGTTATGCTGATAACACAATTCTGATCTGATAAATTATCGCATGCAATATTAATTCCGTCATTCACGGTAGTTAGTGAAGGATAAATAAACAAAGTGGAATGATTGGGCGAAGGTGCAACAGGTTCATGGCTCGTTGTAATCAATGAACTGTCAAAAATAAGAATCGTCGATGAATAGGGTGGCACTAATAATTGGCCAGTCACGGTATTTTGATCAAGGTCGTAAAAAACAGAATCCGACAAATCGTACACTATAGTCGTTGCGCTGCTATTAACAAACAGTCTCGACTTTTTTAGTGGGTCTTCATAAAGTGCATCAGTCTTAATAATAGAAAAGTTATCCAGCCATATTATTGAGTCTTCATACAAAAGATGCGTAACAAGACGACTTATTTCGCCATTCCCATCATATGAGAAAACGGTTTGATAATCTTTGCGCACGGTAGAAAATGGGAAATATCTTGCAAGAGCAATTGTGAGATAAGGAAATTCTGATTGCTTCTGAAACAATCCTATATTTCCTTCTTTCATTGAATAACAACTAAAACGTAGTTGATAGAATCCATTACTTTCAAGCGTGACGCCTCCGTAATATGCTTCACCATAATTATAAGGCTGATCGTCGAACGTTATTAATTTCATGCATCCATAATCAAGAAGAGTTGTATTGTCGAGTAGTAACCACAGGTTGTCTGGAGTTCCATTGTTCCAACCATCGGTATTATTAGTAAATGCGCCATTATCTATGAGATTAGCTCCAATAGAATCTGTTGCAATGAACCGGTTGCGAAAAAAGAAAGTCTCCTTTGACCCGCTGTCGCCACCATAGATACTTTTCCACTGCGAAAGTGTGTAATAATGGTCCTGAGGTTCCGGTGAAGTGAGCAACTGTTTTCTTACAGAAAAATAATTATACGGATTGAAATAGTAATTGCTGTCGAAGGATGCAGGCGCAAAGCTTTCCACTGTCGAAATCATGGAAACGATATCAGCATATTCGTTCAATGAGTAGAAAGTATTTCCTGTAACAATATGGTTGTTGTTCGATCCAATAATACCTTCTTCAAATCGTAGCGCTCCATTATTGCAGCCAAAAATTACGTTTCCATTTATCATATGATCGGTACCACCGTGAAATAAACATACACCATAAGAATTGGCGAAAGCAACCGTGTTATTTTCTACCTGGTAATGATTCGTTTGCTCATCAAGAAAAATTCCGCTCGCGTTTATAGGTGCATTCGAAGTGGCTTCATTGCTTCCGATAACATATTGAACGATGTTGCTTCTTATAATTACAGAATCAGAATTGCTTCCATAGCTGTAAATGCTTCCCTGGTTATTAAAATGAAGCAAGGAATACGTGCAATTATTTTTTTCAATAACCATCTTCAGTCCATTTACATTCACCGAAGAATTACCAGTGCTGTCGATGTTGTTTTCAGACACGGTAACCTCATTCCCTTCATCAATCGAAATTCCAATGCCCTGCTGCAGGGTATTGATTCCATATCCGGCATAAAGTCCGATGTTGCTTATTTCATTGTGAGCAATCAATGTGGCAGAAAGTTGAGTTGCAGTAAAAGCGGCACCTGCAATATTTTTGAACAGCGAGCCTGTTACTTCACTTTCAGATGCACCATTCATCAGAGCAATGCCATCCTCACCTTGTGAAATGAACTGGCAGTTTCTCACAATGAGTTGCGTAACTGATCCCGGTGAAGCAATTCCTGACTTTGAACATTTTTCGAACTGCAGATTTTCAATGGTACAGTAGCCCGCACCATTTTCAAATAGAATTCCATATTCATATATCGATGCTTCCACCACTAGTTGGTTCGGATCAGTCCCCGCAGGCGGATAAAAATATAGCAGTTGCGTGTTAGTATCGTAATACCATTCTCCGGCAGTATCCAGTTCAAGGAAAACATTATCGAGGTAATAGCCGTAACCGTTTTCGATGGCAACAAATGAGTTGTTTACAAAATAGATGGAGTCACCGGAAAATCGGCTTACGCGATTGTATTCATAAAGCCTGTTGGTTGTCCGCATCCGGATGCCGGCACTATCCCAATAATGTGCTGCCTGAGTAAGAGTGGTATCAACAAACCCTGTATCACCAATTCCCATCTGATGAATCAAATAACCGCTGTTAGGATACCGGGCAATCACCATACGGCTACTGTTTGCGAATAGTTGAGCAGGCGTGTTGTAAAAAGGAGTTGTATAAACAGTATCCGAAAAAGGGCTCCAGTTTGCTACTATCTCTGCACCTGTAATGATGGCCGGAACAATTCCTCCATAGGTTCCGAAGTAAACAGGATTGGATTCATCACCACCGTTATAAACAGTGATTTGACCGCGGAAAGTATTTGCAGTGAGAAAAAGTACACTATCACCTGGTTGCAATTGTACTGTATTCAATTGATTGATCGTTTGCCAGGGTTCAGTAGTGGAAGTGCCAATATTGCTGTCGTTGCCGTTGTTTGAAAAATAATAATTAGTGGCGAATGATGAATTAACGAGCAATAGTAATAGCAAACAATAACCCGTGAATAATTTTTTCATTTAGCATTTTGATTCTGTGATCAGGTTAAAGTTATAAAATCAAATCTATTGCATCTTCTCCAGGGATTAAAAGATGCTTCACATTATTTCACACCTCTTAAAATGCAGCTATCAACCTGCACCATATAAATAAAGATCAGGTAGACGATGGATAAAAAAATGGTTCAATATTTTTTACTCACTCAAATGGATATTTTCAGTATTCATCAGTGGAAGTCCTTTAAAACGAAGCACCAGTTGCGCGACAGTCACCACATCTTTCTGACAGTAATTCACGATGCGTTGCAAATCCCTTTCAACCCAGTAAACCCGGCCAACGTCCTTTCCTTCAATGTCATCTTTTGGAGATGGAATGCCGAAGAGTGTGGCAAGCAATTTTAATGATGTAAAATGTTTATAGTCACCGAAACGCCAGAGTTGCATGGTGTCAACCATTATTACTTCATATGGTTTTTTGCCGGAAATATCCAGTAGGGCAGGTAGTGGAATTCCATGAATCAGCATTCTGCGGCAGAGATAGGGGACATCAAATTCTCGGATGTTATGTCCGCAAAACTGAAAGTGCTTCGATTGGTGATAATGCTGCAACAATCCGGCAAACTCCAGCAGTAATTGTTTTTCATCATCACCATAAATGGATTTTAACCTGAAATGCCATTCCCCGGTTTCTTTTTCTTTTCTGAACATGCCGAGTGAAATACAAATTACTTTCCCGAATTCTGCATAGATACCTGCATGATTGAAATACTGTTCCTCGGGAGTTTCCCCTTCCGATTTCAATCGTTCTGATTTTTTCAGGTAAAGTTCTTTTAACGCTTCCGGTAGCTGATCAAAAACTGAATATCCGGGTGCAGTCTCGATATCGAGACAGATTAATTGCTCGAAATGTAAATTGTTTAACATAAGCGTTTAGAGGATTTATAATAGATGATAAAAAATAGACGGACTTATAAAAACAGAATCAGGTCAGGTTAATGATTTTCTATTGGATAAGTGTACAAGGCATTTTTATTGTTGCCTTAAATAAAAAAGTGATGAAAAGAAAAGTAAGATGGATGAGTTGTTTATAAACGGATAAAGAATTTGTTGATATAAGATAAATGACAGCCCAATATAGAAAGTAAATCCGAAAAATAAAAAGGAAAGGTTTCGGATTGTTAATTTGCTTTTTGCAGTAAAGAATGGAAGTCGCTACTCAATTTTTTTATCTCCTGGTGCTCCTCGATTTTCCTTTCAATCCAAGGGCTCCCAGTAAGCTCCGGGTCACCATTCCGGCTACGGCCACACCAACTGATCTGATGACAGGACTCTTTAATAATTTATCAAAAGCTCCGGGCTCTGCTTTAACAGTTTTTTTCTTTTCGTCTTTTGTTCCGTTGTCTTCATTCCGTTCTTCACTTGCATCCTGCATCCGACGGTTAAGTATTTCAAATGCGCTATCACGATCGAGCACCTGGTTGTAGACGCGCACCAATTGTGATTGCTGAATCAGTTTTTTTATTTCTTCATCATTCAAAATGTCCATCCTTGAAGCAGGTGAACACATCAAAGTAGCAGTGAGCATGGTAGGAATTCCTTTCTCATTCAAGGCAGTAACGAGCGCTTCACCGATGCCTAATTGTGTGAGGAGTTCGTCTGTTTTGTAGTACTTAGATTCGGGAAAATTTTCCGCAGCGGTTTTTATTGTTTTGCGATCTGCTGCTGTAAAGGCACGCAATGCATGTTGAATCTTCAATCCCAACTGACTGAGAATGGCTGCCGGAATATCCTGCGGGTTTTGTGTGCAGAAAATTACGCCTACACCTTTTGAACGAATCAGTTTAATAGTGGTTTCCAATTGATCCAGCAATTGTTTGGAAGCATCGTTAAATATCAGGTGCGCTTCATCAATAAATAATACCAGCTTGGGTTTATCGGCATCGCCAATTTCAGGAAAG
It includes:
- a CDS encoding M13 family metallopeptidase is translated as MKKLLLAPLAGMLFVISCTPAKKEMPKEYTAIDVSAFDSSYSPVQDFYEYINAKWVKNNPIPATESSWRAFEVVDDSVKSKVRKVLEAAASDKNAAKGSSAQKVGDFFSTGMDSVAIEQAGITPLKPWFDSIAAFKTTDDVIRFTAQSNLVNSTALLACYVEQDQKDSKKYILYMTQTGIGLPDRDYYFLTDAKSRQIRDEYVKHIAKYFTMMNVDQAMAEKNAAAIIGIETGLAKASMTRVQQRDPYATYNKMSVADLYKNYPVINWDVYFKSLSLKNFDSLIVSQPLYLKQANEALKSVSIEDWKTYFTFHLINGAASNLSAAYAAEDFNFYSKTIRGIEQIDPRWKRIQDLENYCLGELVGQEYVKTNFAPESKTRMLEMIHNLLDAYSERIAKLDWMQDSTKLYAQKKLSQITIKVGYPDKWRDYSTVEIDKGPFILNVARAIEFESHRNLNKLGTTVDRTEWGMTPQTVNAYYNPVNNEIVFPAAILQPPFFYADGDDAVNYGGIGAVIGHEVTHGFDDQGRRYDAEGNLRDWWTKADGEQYDARTKLITEQFNTYSPIDSFFINGALTQGENIADLGGLTISYNAFKNAAPKNSQDTMIIKGLTPDQRFFISFAKVWAGSFRPEEQKRRLVMDPHSPGKYRVIGTLSNMPEFYQAFGVKEGDKMYRPDSVRGKVW
- a CDS encoding right-handed parallel beta-helix repeat-containing protein produces the protein MKKLFTGYCLLLLLLVNSSFATNYYFSNNGNDSNIGTSTTEPWQTINQLNTVQLQPGDSVLFLTANTFRGQITVYNGGDESNPVYFGTYGGIVPAIITGAEIVANWSPFSDTVYTTPFYNTPAQLFANSSRMVIARYPNSGYLIHQMGIGDTGFVDTTLTQAAHYWDSAGIRMRTTNRLYEYNRVSRFSGDSIYFVNNSFVAIENGYGYYLDNVFLELDTAGEWYYDTNTQLLYFYPPAGTDPNQLVVEASIYEYGILFENGAGYCTIENLQFEKCSKSGIASPGSVTQLIVRNCQFISQGEDGIALMNGASESEVTGSLFKNIAGAAFTATQLSATLIAHNEISNIGLYAGYGINTLQQGIGISIDEGNEVTVSENNIDSTGNSSVNVNGLKMVIEKNNCTYSLLHFNNQGSIYSYGSNSDSVIIRSNIVQYVIGSNEATSNAPINASGIFLDEQTNHYQVENNTVAFANSYGVCLFHGGTDHMINGNVIFGCNNGALRFEEGIIGSNNNHIVTGNTFYSLNEYADIVSMISTVESFAPASFDSNYYFNPYNYFSVRKQLLTSPEPQDHYYTLSQWKSIYGGDSGSKETFFFRNRFIATDSIGANLIDNGAFTNNTDGWNNGTPDNLWLLLDNTTLLDYGCMKLITFDDQPYNYGEAYYGGVTLESNGFYQLRFSCYSMKEGNIGLFQKQSEFPYLTIALARYFPFSTVRKDYQTVFSYDGNGEISRLVTHLLYEDSIIWLDNFSIIKTDALYEDPLKKSRLFVNSSATTIVYDLSDSVFYDLDQNTVTGQLLVPPYSSTILIFDSSLITTSHEPVAPSPNHSTLFIYPSLTTVNDGINIACDNLSDQNCVISITDLQGRQVFTKIFQKPLQLNHIQLPATLLPGAYFATMVAGKYNATGKFILK
- a CDS encoding 5-(carboxyamino)imidazole ribonucleotide synthase — protein: MKNKPVIGVIGGGQLGRMFIEEALRYNIDCIIVDADKDCPASVIAHDHIVGSIAEAGPIRRLGEVADVLTYEIEHIYTAPLFQLQKEGKTLIPSPQILQIVQDKGLQKQFYADHNIPTAKFQLVNNETEWAAVIKSFRWKKFVAKSRKEGYDGKGVQVMNADDVLKLGNIPFKTPAVLEAFIDCKKEISIIVARDKQGAITCFPPVEMEFDPVANLVTMLVCPASLKKNLLKKATEIATHVVESMSGVGLFAIELFLDHADRWYVNEMAPRPHNSGHHTIEACYTSQYEQLLRILLGLPLGSTALIKPAVMINLLGPMDFSGPYYLDGYDAILKMEGVYVHLYGKKESRPMRKLGHITILAGTVKEARKKAKWVQRHCSIRKSGATES
- a CDS encoding 3'-5' exonuclease codes for the protein MLNNLHFEQLICLDIETAPGYSVFDQLPEALKELYLKKSERLKSEGETPEEQYFNHAGIYAEFGKVICISLGMFRKEKETGEWHFRLKSIYGDDEKQLLLEFAGLLQHYHQSKHFQFCGHNIREFDVPYLCRRMLIHGIPLPALLDISGKKPYEVIMVDTMQLWRFGDYKHFTSLKLLATLFGIPSPKDDIEGKDVGRVYWVERDLQRIVNYCQKDVVTVAQLVLRFKGLPLMNTENIHLSE
- the purE gene encoding 5-(carboxyamino)imidazole ribonucleotide mutase, producing the protein MTNNEQPQVAIIMGSDSDLQVMKEAASILEEFKVNYQLTIVSAHRTPERMMSFAKSAAGLGIKVIIAGAGGAAHLPGMVASLTHLPVIGVPVQSKAMSGIDSLYSIVQMPQGVPVATVAINGAFNAGLLALQILALTDGGILSEKLIAYKNKLKNSVEDKAQELEHSGYKEYLKEHD